A window from Sordaria macrospora chromosome 2, complete sequence encodes these proteins:
- a CDS encoding mitochondrial 37S ribosomal protein mS47 → MLFSKSIASRAGLASAVASRSCCRPTSLAAMPLRAKVLSSGQKAPISTQAAAELFKPAEGDEPEDVLFNSLYNLRSIELNRPAKYNALNGSMIRKIAPRLLEWERSDMANVIVIKGAGEKAFCAGGDVAALAEQNAKGPEGVQQSVDYFGLEYKLNHLISTYTRPYVAILDGVTMGGGVGLSIHAPFRIATERTVFAMPETKIGFFPDVGASFFLPRMPGQVGTYLGLTSAMLKGVQVYYAGIATHYLHSSSLPALESRLAELTPMDYWTMEQRLSVINDTIEEFSTGVPYDEKIHISGPVRLAIDRCFKYNTIDEIIAALKEEAARGGVMGWAKNTLEELTQRSPTSLHVTLRQMRLGKTWDIASTFQREHQMAAKFMKSHDFNAGVKALLIDKGQNGPVKWSPASLDEIPPGANISEDYFMSDPELPMLKLLNGRSYRQYPYNKFGLPNDHDVRETMEKGNFTREKLIDHFVETRRGKQGVREVVSDVLERRAVRNKGTDDVQWKKE, encoded by the exons ATGTTGTTCTCCAAGTCCATTGCCAGCCGCGCCGGCCTGgcttctgctgttgcttcTCGCAGCTGCTGCCGACCaacctccctcgccgccatgCCGCTCAGAGCCAAAGTCCTGTCGTCAGGCCAGAAGGCCCCA aTCTCGAcccaagccgccgccgagttGTTCAAGCCCGCCGAGGGTGACGAGCCCGAGGATGTCCTCTTCAACAGTCTATACAACCTCCGCTCCATCGAGCTCAACCGCCCAGCCAAGTACAACGCCCTCAATGGCTCCATGATCCGCAAGATCGCGCCCCGTCTCCTCGAATGGGAACGCTCCGATATGGCCaacgtcatcgtcatcaaggGTGCCGGAGAGAAGGCCTTTtgcgccggtggtgatgttgccgCCCTGGCCGAGCAGAACGCCAAGGGCCCCGAGGGTGTCCAGCAGTCGGTCGACTACTTCGGCCTTGAATACAAGCTCAACCACCTGATTTCCACCTACACCAGGCCCTACGTGGCTATCCTCGACGGCGTCACCatgggaggtggtgttggtctcAGCATCCACGCCCCCTTCAGAATCGCCACCGAGCGCACCGTCTTCGCCATGCCCGAGACCAAGATTGGCTTCTTCCCCGACGTCGgcgcttccttcttccttcccaggaTGCCTGGCCAGGTTGGCACCTACCTCGGTCTCACCAGCGCCATGCTCAAGGGTGTTCAGGTCTACTATGCCGGCATTGCCACCCACTACCTTCACTCGAGCAGTCTTCCTGCCCTGGAATCCCGCCTTGCCGAGCTTACCCCCATGGACTACTGGACCATGGAGCAGCGCCTTAGCGTCATCAACGACACCATCGAGGAATTCTCCACCGGTGTTCCCTACGACGAGAAGATCCATATTAGCGGCCCGGTCCGTCTTGCGATCGACCGTTGCTTCAAGTACAACACCATCGATGAGATCATTGCCGCCCTCAAGGAGGAAGCCGCTCGGGGAGGCGTTATGGGCTGGGCTAAGAACACCTTGGAGGAACTCACCCAGCGCTCCCCTACTTCTCTCCATGTTACGCTGCGTCAGATGCGCCTCGGCAAGACTTGGGACATTGCTAGCACCTTCCAACGCGAACACCAGATGGCTGCCAAGTTCATGAAGTCTCACGACTTCAATGCGGGCGTCAAGGCATTGCTCATCGACAAGGGGCAAAACGGGCCCGTCAAGTGGAGCCCAGCTTCGCTAGACGAGATCCCGCCTGGTGCCAACATCTCTGAGGATTACTTCATGAGCGACCCCGAGCTTCCTATGCTGAAGCTGCTCAACGGCAGATCCTACCGGCAGTATCCCTACAACAAGTTCGGCCTGCCCAACGACCACGACGTCAGGGAGACTATGGAGAAGGGCAACTTCACCCGGGAAAAGCTGATCGACCACTTTGTCGAGACCAGGCGCGGCAAGCAGGGTGTTCGGGAAGTCGTTTCCGACGTCCTGGAACGCAGGGCCGTTCGGAACAAGGGTACTGACGATGTCCAATGGAAGAAGGAATAG